A genomic stretch from Corynebacterium terpenotabidum Y-11 includes:
- a CDS encoding FAD-binding oxidoreductase, which translates to MSNVSAATGVPMPPMKFNLWGTVDESKPLGSSTRKLLTKLMGVNTDTGVAAKDVEVSQIRLSPVRLSDEQLAELAAIVGTDHLTTDDAQRAPRARGKSSLDLLEWRTDAEISAPDAVVAPSTDAEVLTLLQYCTAHNIAVVPFGGGTSVVAGLTPFAEDAGHSFDAVISLDLARFDTLTDVDPVSGLATFGAGLSGPAAELKLAEHGLQIGHYPQSFPYATIGGYAVTRSSGQNSAGYGRFDDMVREMTLVTPVGIITVGHASPASAAGPDLRELVKGSEGAFGVVTAVRLRVHPVPQVKRYEAFTFPDFATGVAAVRAVTQTGTGPTVIRLSDEIESSVNLSSGDKAGETSAPPGCMCITMYEGTPEHAASRHKETRELLLVHGATSVGEDPARHWEQGRFNAPVLRDSLLDAGALCETLETATDWANVPRLKKAVGEALAASLNASGTMALIMCHVSHVYAEGCSLYFTVVAAQQGDPVAQWRKAKTAVTTALTLNGGTVTHHHAVGNDHRPFMEAEIGELGVSVLQAVKKHFDPAGIMNPGTLIGAS; encoded by the coding sequence ATGAGCAACGTTTCCGCCGCGACGGGCGTCCCGATGCCGCCGATGAAGTTCAACCTCTGGGGAACCGTGGATGAGTCGAAACCACTGGGCTCCTCCACCCGCAAGCTGTTGACCAAGCTCATGGGGGTGAACACGGACACCGGCGTCGCCGCCAAGGATGTCGAGGTCAGCCAGATCCGCCTGTCTCCGGTGCGTCTCTCCGATGAGCAGCTCGCTGAACTCGCCGCGATCGTCGGCACCGACCACCTCACCACCGACGATGCGCAGCGCGCCCCCCGCGCCCGCGGGAAGTCCTCCCTCGACCTGCTCGAATGGCGCACAGACGCCGAGATCTCCGCCCCGGACGCCGTGGTCGCCCCCAGCACCGACGCCGAAGTCCTCACCCTGCTGCAGTACTGCACCGCGCACAACATCGCTGTCGTCCCCTTCGGTGGCGGCACCTCCGTCGTCGCCGGGCTCACCCCCTTCGCCGAGGACGCCGGCCACAGCTTCGACGCCGTGATCAGCCTCGACCTCGCCCGCTTCGACACGCTCACTGATGTCGACCCGGTCTCCGGCCTCGCCACTTTCGGCGCCGGTCTGTCCGGCCCGGCGGCCGAACTGAAGCTCGCCGAGCACGGGCTGCAGATCGGCCACTACCCGCAGTCCTTCCCCTACGCCACCATCGGCGGCTACGCGGTGACCCGCTCCTCGGGCCAGAACTCCGCCGGCTACGGGCGCTTCGACGACATGGTCCGCGAGATGACCCTGGTCACCCCGGTCGGGATCATCACCGTCGGCCATGCGTCCCCGGCCTCCGCCGCCGGTCCGGACCTGCGCGAACTGGTCAAGGGCTCGGAGGGGGCCTTCGGCGTGGTCACCGCCGTGCGTCTGCGCGTCCACCCCGTCCCGCAGGTCAAGCGGTACGAGGCCTTCACCTTCCCCGATTTCGCCACCGGTGTGGCTGCCGTGCGTGCGGTGACGCAGACCGGTACCGGACCGACCGTCATCCGACTGTCCGATGAGATCGAGTCCTCGGTCAACCTCTCCTCCGGCGACAAGGCCGGCGAGACCTCCGCGCCCCCCGGATGCATGTGCATCACCATGTACGAGGGAACGCCGGAGCACGCGGCGTCCCGCCACAAGGAGACCCGTGAGCTGCTGCTCGTGCACGGTGCGACGAGCGTCGGCGAGGACCCCGCCCGCCACTGGGAACAGGGACGCTTCAACGCTCCTGTCCTCCGCGATTCCCTGCTGGACGCCGGTGCCCTGTGCGAGACCCTCGAAACCGCCACCGACTGGGCGAACGTGCCGCGGCTGAAGAAGGCCGTCGGTGAGGCGCTCGCGGCGTCCCTCAACGCCTCGGGGACGATGGCGCTGATCATGTGCCACGTCTCCCACGTCTACGCGGAGGGCTGCTCCCTGTACTTCACTGTCGTCGCCGCCCAGCAGGGCGATCCGGTCGCACAGTGGCGGAAGGCCAAGACCGCTGTCACAACGGCGCTCACCCTCAACGGCGGCACCGTCACCCACCACCACGCCGTCGGCAATGACCACCGCCCGTTCATGGAGGCCGAGATCGGCGAGCTGGGTGTTTCGGTGCTG
- a CDS encoding glycerol-3-phosphate dehydrogenase/oxidase: protein MPHFDSDAARLNAARRTRELAELRDHSGNAARGPQRVDVVVIGAGVTGAGIALDAATRGLDVLLVDAHDLAFGTSRWSSKLAHGGLRYLATGNVGIAHRSAKERGILMETTAPHLATRLPQVTPVLSNYSLVGKIAPRLGFLAADGLRIAAGTSGKTLPRSRTVSTKTMKELCPAVRTEGVHLGYVNNDGQLIDDARLVTALARTAAGHGARVLTYCRATDVTSDGAGGGRVTLTDTLAGENSGENSEDATPFQVEAGVIVNATGVWAGGLDPQVKVRPSRGTHLVIDAATVGNPTGALMAAVPGHTSRYCFILPGQLGRCYIGITDEGLDSDGIPDVPDVPESDVRFILDVINQALETALTTDDVIGAFAGLRPLVQFTDSGDDSTADLSREHVILRGKNADGTENNLVTVTGGKLTEYRLMAEQTVDLVSSILRNNGISAGPCVTASTPLVGAPGADGTVGVTRSDVAGLPTSMVDRFGLEAPAVLHDAQVDRPLEPVGTVDGQAVDVVRAELEFHITHEGALTVDDLLDRRTRIGLVAADRAACEATAQEILDAVLPTLV, encoded by the coding sequence ATGCCACATTTCGACTCCGACGCTGCCCGCCTCAACGCCGCTCGACGGACCCGTGAACTCGCAGAACTCCGGGACCATTCCGGTAATGCCGCCCGCGGTCCGCAACGGGTGGACGTCGTCGTCATCGGGGCGGGTGTGACCGGCGCCGGCATCGCGCTGGACGCCGCGACCCGCGGTCTCGACGTCCTCCTCGTTGACGCCCACGACCTCGCCTTCGGCACCTCCCGCTGGTCCTCGAAACTGGCCCACGGCGGCCTGCGCTACCTCGCGACCGGCAACGTGGGGATCGCCCACCGGTCCGCCAAGGAGCGCGGGATCCTCATGGAGACCACCGCCCCGCACCTGGCGACGCGGCTGCCGCAGGTCACCCCGGTGCTCAGCAACTACTCCCTGGTCGGCAAGATCGCCCCGCGCCTCGGCTTCCTCGCCGCCGACGGCCTGCGCATCGCCGCCGGAACCTCCGGAAAGACGCTGCCCCGCTCCCGCACCGTGTCGACGAAGACCATGAAGGAACTGTGCCCGGCAGTGCGGACCGAGGGAGTGCACCTCGGCTACGTCAACAACGACGGCCAGCTCATCGATGACGCCCGACTGGTCACCGCCCTGGCCCGCACCGCCGCCGGCCACGGGGCCCGCGTCCTCACCTACTGCCGCGCCACCGACGTCACCTCGGACGGGGCCGGCGGCGGACGCGTCACCCTCACCGACACCCTCGCCGGCGAGAACTCCGGCGAGAACTCCGAGGACGCTACCCCGTTCCAGGTCGAGGCCGGGGTGATCGTCAACGCCACCGGCGTGTGGGCCGGTGGGCTGGATCCGCAGGTCAAGGTTCGCCCGTCCCGCGGAACGCACCTGGTCATCGACGCCGCGACGGTCGGCAACCCGACCGGTGCGCTGATGGCGGCGGTCCCCGGCCATACGAGCCGGTACTGCTTCATCCTCCCGGGACAGCTGGGGCGCTGCTACATCGGCATCACCGATGAAGGCCTCGACAGCGACGGGATCCCGGACGTTCCGGACGTGCCGGAGTCCGATGTCCGGTTCATCCTCGATGTCATCAACCAGGCACTGGAGACCGCCCTGACCACCGATGACGTCATCGGAGCGTTCGCGGGGCTGCGTCCGCTGGTCCAGTTCACCGACTCCGGGGACGACTCCACCGCCGACCTCTCGCGGGAGCATGTGATCCTGCGGGGAAAGAACGCCGACGGCACGGAGAACAACCTCGTCACCGTCACCGGCGGCAAGCTCACCGAGTACCGGCTAATGGCGGAACAGACCGTGGACCTGGTCTCCTCGATCCTGCGCAACAACGGGATCTCCGCCGGGCCGTGCGTGACGGCGTCCACCCCGCTGGTCGGTGCGCCGGGTGCGGACGGAACGGTGGGAGTGACCCGCTCCGACGTCGCCGGGCTGCCCACGTCCATGGTCGACCGGTTCGGGCTCGAGGCCCCGGCCGTGCTGCATGACGCGCAGGTGGACCGTCCGCTGGAACCCGTCGGCACGGTCGACGGGCAGGCCGTCGACGTGGTGCGTGCGGAGCTGGAGTTCCACATCACCCACGAAGGCGCGTTGACCGTCGACGATCTGCTGGACCGCCGCACCCGCATCGGCCTGGTGGCCGCCGACCGCGCCGCCTGCGAGGCCACGGCGCAGGAAATTCTCGACGCGGTGCTGCCGACCCTGGTGTGA
- a CDS encoding class I SAM-dependent methyltransferase → MITSWTEVTDRNPDHSRNYIARWENFEAQGRDIDGEARLVDAMASDGARILDAGSGTGRLAGYLAARNTDLAATGRPRNLQLTGVDLDPVLVNYARGRYPGVDWHVGDLSVDAEVPVGPFDLIVSAGNVLAFIPDPAHRDALGVLKTRLAPGGRLLVGFGLGRGRSRDVFEDDAAAVGLQVTQAYSSWDLRPCEEDAGFLVAVLATTQEAAQ, encoded by the coding sequence ATGATCACCAGTTGGACCGAGGTCACTGACCGGAACCCGGACCATTCACGGAACTACATCGCACGGTGGGAAAACTTCGAGGCACAGGGCCGTGACATCGACGGCGAGGCCCGCCTCGTCGATGCGATGGCGTCCGACGGCGCACGGATCCTCGATGCCGGGTCGGGCACCGGGCGCCTCGCCGGCTATCTCGCCGCCCGCAACACCGACCTGGCCGCCACCGGACGCCCGCGGAACCTCCAGCTCACCGGGGTGGACCTCGATCCCGTACTCGTGAACTACGCCCGTGGCCGCTACCCCGGCGTCGACTGGCACGTCGGCGACCTCTCGGTGGATGCCGAGGTCCCGGTCGGCCCCTTCGACCTCATCGTCAGTGCCGGTAACGTCCTCGCCTTCATCCCGGACCCCGCCCACCGTGACGCGCTCGGCGTCCTGAAGACCCGGCTCGCCCCCGGTGGACGCCTCCTTGTCGGCTTCGGCCTGGGCCGTGGCCGCTCCCGGGACGTGTTCGAGGACGACGCCGCTGCGGTGGGACTGCAGGTGACGCAGGCGTACAGTTCCTGGGACCTGCGCCCGTGCGAGGAGGACGCCGGTTTCCTCGTCGCCGTCCTCGCGACCACACAGGAGGCAGCGCAATGA
- a CDS encoding acyltransferase family protein — protein sequence MKITADSPDASGTAEVPVPPRRTLTHRRDIDGLRGLAIALVVFFHVFVGRVSSGVDVFLLIGGIFFFGPQIRNALDPAGLTVVQSFLRIFRRLYPALVVVVGVTLLASVLIYSDVRWEQSAGDAVASLLYHQNLHLASQGEDYSAIGTDVSLYQHLWSMSAQMQVYVGSLIVITVVVGLVTRRRGRRIGGRSCRVLVIVATAASFAYAVYLHGVDQGLNYYSPLTRFWEIGLGGLFGLYLLRRPVPWWLRWPAGLLGVALIIGTGLFLDGAAQFPGPLTLIPLAGAALVILAGNPAREVDAAHPVVVGVTALLSTRPFQTLGRISYSLYLWHWPLLVLATYLYSTDTVTSAGSGDGITGTLGTARGIAVGTGVIVVALVLAWATNRLVERPLQQQGKPARSWIIGDRGYLEPSLGTRRGRVQGAAALAMAAVTAGVFVFSPWVQARNADRAQALSVTDVDRTLYPGPEALLSGASVPAGQEVLPDPIDDAPMMADTLKDICVALFETTDLVWTKNLNRSEEPCVYGDVDSDRTMYLVGGSHSEHYLPALDLIAKERHIKIVPIIKLGCVLGMGALPKWDGSDYPECTEWDEKAQEYIFDNPPTDGVFMTVTRPTTIQGDGPDQVPDEYYEIVKKLSDAGIHTWGVRDTPWVMDRPGSQGNARICVADGHFDPDDPEQDCGVDRSEALLPVNPAIAAYAGLDVTHIDISDAVCTETRCPGVVGNVLVYRDAQHFTSLYASMLAPEIYRQMYDGASISSGDVEATSTPGEPAAKDVTRMPKPLEDGYTPSDPSLLEEKDRTTTASTTSSVVPEDLADATGVGGEPSDAIAGGFVDRDGDGWDDTIFGLGYGVTYGGGGRGYGTGYGY from the coding sequence ATGAAGATCACCGCTGATTCTCCGGACGCCTCCGGCACCGCCGAAGTTCCGGTGCCGCCCCGGCGTACGCTGACGCACCGTCGTGACATCGACGGTCTCCGTGGCCTGGCAATCGCACTTGTCGTCTTCTTCCACGTGTTCGTCGGCCGGGTCTCCTCCGGTGTGGACGTGTTCCTGCTCATCGGCGGCATCTTCTTCTTCGGCCCGCAGATCCGCAATGCGCTGGATCCGGCGGGCCTCACGGTCGTCCAGTCGTTCCTCCGGATCTTCCGGCGGCTCTACCCGGCTCTCGTCGTAGTCGTCGGAGTCACGTTGCTGGCCTCGGTGCTGATCTACTCCGATGTGCGGTGGGAGCAGTCGGCGGGGGACGCCGTGGCGTCCCTCCTCTACCACCAGAACCTGCACCTGGCGTCGCAGGGTGAGGACTACTCCGCCATTGGCACGGATGTCAGTCTCTACCAGCACCTCTGGTCGATGTCCGCCCAGATGCAGGTGTACGTCGGGTCACTGATCGTCATCACGGTCGTCGTCGGGCTGGTCACCCGCAGGCGCGGGCGCCGCATCGGCGGCCGTAGCTGCCGCGTCCTCGTCATCGTGGCCACCGCCGCCAGTTTCGCCTACGCGGTGTACCTCCACGGCGTCGACCAGGGCCTGAACTACTACTCGCCGCTCACCCGGTTCTGGGAGATCGGACTGGGCGGACTGTTCGGGCTCTATCTGTTGCGTCGTCCGGTGCCGTGGTGGCTGCGCTGGCCGGCCGGTCTGCTCGGCGTGGCACTGATCATCGGCACCGGCCTGTTCCTCGACGGGGCGGCCCAGTTCCCCGGTCCGTTGACGCTCATCCCGTTGGCCGGTGCCGCCCTGGTCATCCTCGCCGGCAATCCGGCCCGGGAGGTCGACGCCGCTCACCCGGTCGTGGTCGGTGTCACCGCACTGCTGTCCACCCGCCCGTTCCAGACGCTGGGCCGGATCTCCTACAGCCTGTACCTGTGGCACTGGCCGCTGCTGGTGCTGGCGACGTACCTGTACTCCACCGATACCGTCACCAGCGCCGGTAGTGGCGACGGGATCACCGGCACCCTGGGCACGGCCCGCGGCATTGCCGTGGGTACCGGCGTCATCGTCGTGGCCCTCGTGCTGGCCTGGGCGACGAACCGGCTGGTGGAGCGTCCGCTGCAGCAGCAGGGCAAGCCGGCACGGTCCTGGATCATCGGTGACCGCGGCTACCTGGAGCCCTCGCTGGGCACCCGCCGTGGCCGGGTGCAGGGGGCCGCGGCACTGGCGATGGCCGCGGTCACCGCCGGCGTCTTCGTCTTCAGCCCGTGGGTACAGGCGCGCAACGCTGACCGGGCGCAGGCACTGTCGGTCACCGACGTCGACCGGACGCTCTACCCGGGCCCGGAGGCCCTGCTCAGCGGGGCGTCGGTACCGGCGGGCCAGGAGGTGCTGCCCGATCCGATCGACGACGCTCCGATGATGGCGGATACCCTCAAGGACATCTGCGTCGCCCTGTTCGAGACCACCGACCTCGTCTGGACCAAGAACCTCAACAGGTCCGAGGAACCGTGCGTCTACGGTGACGTCGACTCGGACCGGACGATGTACCTTGTCGGCGGATCCCATTCGGAGCACTACCTGCCGGCCCTGGATCTCATCGCGAAGGAGCGGCACATCAAGATCGTGCCGATCATCAAACTGGGATGCGTCCTCGGCATGGGTGCCCTGCCGAAGTGGGACGGCTCGGACTATCCGGAGTGCACGGAGTGGGATGAGAAGGCGCAGGAGTACATCTTCGACAACCCGCCGACCGACGGGGTGTTCATGACCGTGACCCGTCCGACGACGATCCAGGGTGACGGCCCGGACCAGGTGCCGGACGAGTACTACGAGATCGTGAAGAAGCTGTCGGACGCCGGGATCCACACCTGGGGTGTCCGTGACACGCCGTGGGTCATGGACCGGCCGGGTTCGCAGGGCAATGCCCGGATATGTGTCGCCGACGGGCATTTCGACCCCGACGATCCGGAGCAGGACTGCGGTGTGGACCGGTCGGAGGCCCTGCTGCCGGTGAATCCGGCGATTGCGGCATACGCGGGTCTGGACGTGACGCACATCGACATCTCGGACGCGGTGTGTACGGAGACCCGCTGCCCCGGAGTGGTGGGCAATGTGCTGGTCTACCGGGACGCCCAGCATTTCACGAGTCTCTATGCGTCGATGCTGGCCCCGGAGATCTACCGGCAGATGTACGACGGTGCGTCGATCAGCTCCGGTGACGTTGAAGCTACGTCAACCCCGGGCGAACCCGCGGCGAAGGACGTCACCCGGATGCCGAAACCCCTGGAGGACGGCTACACCCCGTCGGATCCGTCGTTGTTGGAGGAGAAGGACCGGACCACGACGGCGTCCACGACGTCGTCGGTGGTCCCGGAGGATCTGGCGGACGCCACTGGTGTCGGCGGTGAGCCGTCTGACGCCATCGCCGGTGGCTTCGTCGACCGGGACGGTGACGGGTGGGACGACACCATCTTCGGTCTCGGCTACGGCGTGACCTACGGCGGCGGTGGCAGGGGCTACGGCACCGGGTACGGGTACTGA
- a CDS encoding acyltransferase family protein, translated as MTSTAARVHRRDIDGLRGLAITLVVIFHVFIGRVSSGVDVFLLVGGVFFFGPQIRNAVNPAGQTLLQSIVRLLRRLYPALLAVVTLTLAAGFLVYSRARWAQTGEDAAASLMYVQNFHLAEQGQDYASIGRDVSLYQHIWSMSVQLQIYLGSLIVIVVLARLLARLVKRPDAPVLILRRLLIVATVASFAYAVYLHGADQGWNYYSPLSRFWEIGLGGLLGFWLVDREIPARFRSLRWPAGLVGLALIILTGVVFDGADQFPGPLTLIPLAGAVLVILAGNPVAGRSDGDRSDGNRSDSDRPVGVSALLNTRPFQTLGRIAYSLYLWHWPLLVLAAFRFSDAIGTRATGVQGVTAMLGTRKGLLVGTAVIVASLLLAWVTERFIETPLRQTRKPDRAWLPGRAAVREMLGHRRAVAVVAVIVVATAGVLASGPVIGHRDRERLAALDAEALDPDQYPGPLAFLENAAVPDDVDVRPDPGNEEHMLPATQADGCYARFEDADLILTRDFNNSDEPCVYGDVNARRTMYLAGGSHSEHFLPALDIIGKEQRIKIVPLLKMGCVLGMALPKLGGEDYPECAEWDAKAQKYIFDNPPSAGVFMTVTRPTTIEGDGPDQVPDDYIAMVRKLSDAGIHTWGIRDTPWNMQAPGIQGNGRLCVAEGFDSAPTEDCGTDKSAALAPVNPALVALDGLDVTELDLTPALCRDGRCPAVIGNVLVYRDGQHLSDVYSRLLAPELGRQMFDPEARAVMEDAQRAAVADAGAAGGAAGGSTGEDAPLRKDVFRIPKPEEIADEEL; from the coding sequence ATGACTTCGACTGCCGCCCGTGTTCACCGTCGGGACATTGACGGACTGCGCGGACTCGCGATCACCCTTGTCGTCATCTTCCACGTCTTCATCGGTCGTGTTTCCTCCGGTGTGGACGTGTTTCTGCTGGTCGGTGGCGTCTTCTTCTTCGGCCCGCAGATCCGCAACGCGGTGAACCCGGCGGGGCAGACGCTCCTGCAGTCCATCGTGCGTCTCCTCCGGCGGCTCTACCCCGCGCTGCTCGCCGTCGTCACCCTCACCCTCGCCGCCGGTTTCCTCGTCTACTCCCGGGCCCGGTGGGCGCAGACCGGGGAGGACGCCGCGGCGTCCCTGATGTACGTGCAGAACTTCCACCTCGCCGAGCAGGGGCAGGACTACGCCTCGATCGGCCGGGACGTGAGCCTGTACCAGCACATCTGGTCGATGTCGGTGCAGCTGCAGATCTACCTCGGTTCCCTCATCGTCATCGTGGTGCTCGCCCGGCTGCTGGCCAGGCTCGTCAAGCGCCCCGACGCCCCGGTGCTCATCCTGCGCCGCCTGCTGATCGTGGCGACGGTCGCCAGCTTCGCCTACGCCGTCTATCTCCATGGCGCCGACCAGGGTTGGAACTACTACTCGCCGCTGAGCCGGTTCTGGGAAATCGGTCTCGGCGGACTGCTCGGCTTCTGGCTGGTGGACCGTGAGATCCCGGCCCGATTCCGGAGCCTGCGCTGGCCCGCAGGCCTGGTGGGCCTCGCCCTGATCATCCTCACGGGCGTGGTATTCGACGGGGCCGACCAGTTCCCCGGTCCACTCACCCTCATTCCGTTGGCCGGTGCCGTCCTGGTCATCCTCGCCGGGAATCCCGTCGCCGGGCGATCCGACGGCGACCGGTCCGACGGCAACCGCTCCGATAGCGACCGGCCGGTGGGCGTCTCCGCGCTGCTCAACACCCGCCCCTTCCAGACGCTCGGTCGGATCGCCTACAGCCTCTACCTGTGGCACTGGCCGCTGCTGGTACTCGCGGCATTCCGCTTTTCGGACGCCATCGGCACCCGGGCGACCGGGGTACAGGGCGTCACCGCCATGCTGGGCACCAGGAAGGGACTGCTTGTCGGCACGGCGGTGATCGTGGCGTCCCTCCTGCTGGCCTGGGTCACCGAGCGGTTCATTGAGACGCCGCTGCGTCAGACCCGCAAGCCTGACCGCGCTTGGCTGCCGGGCCGCGCGGCGGTGCGTGAGATGCTCGGGCACAGGCGCGCGGTCGCGGTCGTCGCCGTGATCGTGGTGGCGACGGCCGGAGTGCTGGCCAGCGGCCCGGTGATCGGGCACCGGGACAGGGAACGGCTCGCCGCGCTCGACGCCGAGGCCCTGGATCCGGACCAGTATCCGGGTCCGCTGGCGTTCCTGGAGAATGCTGCGGTGCCGGACGACGTGGACGTGCGTCCGGACCCGGGCAATGAGGAGCACATGCTCCCGGCGACCCAGGCGGACGGCTGCTACGCCCGCTTCGAAGACGCTGACCTGATCCTCACCCGTGACTTCAACAACTCTGACGAGCCCTGCGTGTACGGGGACGTGAATGCACGGCGCACGATGTACCTGGCCGGCGGATCCCATTCGGAGCATTTCCTGCCCGCCCTCGACATCATCGGTAAAGAGCAGCGGATCAAGATCGTTCCCCTGCTGAAGATGGGGTGTGTGTTGGGGATGGCGCTGCCGAAACTCGGCGGGGAGGATTACCCGGAGTGTGCGGAGTGGGACGCGAAGGCGCAGAAGTACATCTTCGATAATCCGCCGAGCGCCGGGGTGTTCATGACCGTCACCCGTCCCACGACCATCGAGGGTGACGGGCCGGACCAGGTGCCCGACGATTACATCGCCATGGTGCGGAAGCTCTCGGACGCCGGGATCCACACCTGGGGCATCCGTGACACACCGTGGAATATGCAAGCCCCGGGGATCCAGGGCAACGGCCGACTGTGCGTGGCCGAGGGTTTCGATTCCGCACCGACGGAGGACTGCGGCACAGACAAGTCCGCGGCACTGGCTCCGGTGAATCCGGCGCTGGTCGCCCTCGACGGGCTGGATGTCACCGAGCTGGACCTGACGCCTGCGCTGTGCCGGGACGGACGCTGCCCGGCGGTGATCGGCAATGTGCTGGTGTACCGGGACGGGCAGCATCTCAGCGATGTCTACTCCCGGCTGCTCGCCCCTGAACTGGGTCGGCAGATGTTCGATCCGGAGGCCCGGGCGGTGATGGAGGACGCCCAACGTGCCGCCGTCGCGGACGCAGGTGCCGCCGGTGGCGCCGCCGGTGGCAGCACCGGGGAGGACGCCCCGCTGCGCAAGGATGTCTTCCGGATCCCCAAGCCGGAGGAGATCGCGGACGAGGAGTTGTGA
- a CDS encoding FAD/NAD(P)-binding protein: protein MSTIAIIGGGPRGISVLERIAAQVSSDPATSTEAPLTVHLVDAVEPGAGQVWRTDQTRTLCMNTLADAVTLFTEPGSSVSAPVVEGPTMYEWIRLIRGDSLSATADPSGAKAALFHTHRAAVPGEFHSEIAATKPESHPSRALYGEYLRWVLSTVLARAPKGMEVRVHRARAMAIVPVTGADGMVRDVITLSDGLTLTADASVLALGWTDNDPDPLEGFTATAVEMHPSLTWVRPGNPADQAIAGLSAGDEILVRGLGMGFFDLLAMVTIDRGGKFLPDPTARSGLTYRPSGREPKLAVTSHHGYPYQPKPVLHALPSPAPLSRFRAAAALIPEDAPAGSVDFGATLWPAILRDAQAAYYTVLLGGTCPGHDADPDLLASVLAVVDDPSSDPWRLQDSAALAALVPDAADRFTLDFYADPVASFTAAAESSGTDADIAAFTEFIGNRLSEDLREATLGRNSAVKAGLAVIGAARKPAAVLDEPGRFTVRSRRAEYAELRRVGQMVGSGPPAFRTAELLCLVDAGYVRFLGAHPTMVVDPEKPAFAMSSPTTGDATVHATALVDAWLHTPDARTSAEPLTRQLRLDGRLRPFTLADGSVTTSPEVDLSSGLLVHPDGSVDPRVHMLGIPLANFRADMTISPMPRTDPLMLQETDAAAVSALRIARGMARSSSGSAAGSAAGSPQV, encoded by the coding sequence ATGAGCACCATCGCGATCATCGGGGGAGGACCCCGTGGCATTTCCGTCCTCGAACGCATCGCGGCACAGGTCTCGTCAGATCCCGCCACCTCCACCGAAGCGCCGCTCACCGTCCATCTCGTTGACGCTGTCGAACCCGGCGCCGGCCAGGTGTGGCGCACCGACCAGACCCGCACACTGTGCATGAACACCCTGGCAGACGCCGTCACCCTCTTCACCGAACCTGGCTCCAGCGTCTCCGCACCGGTCGTCGAAGGGCCGACGATGTACGAGTGGATCCGGCTGATCCGTGGCGATTCCCTGTCTGCGACGGCGGATCCGTCCGGGGCGAAGGCCGCGCTGTTCCACACCCACCGCGCGGCGGTCCCCGGCGAGTTCCACAGTGAGATCGCGGCAACGAAGCCTGAATCCCACCCGTCCCGGGCGCTCTACGGCGAGTACCTGCGGTGGGTCCTGTCCACGGTGTTGGCCCGTGCGCCGAAGGGCATGGAGGTGAGGGTGCACCGGGCCCGGGCGATGGCGATCGTCCCGGTCACCGGAGCGGACGGAATGGTCCGCGACGTGATCACCCTGTCCGACGGGCTGACGCTCACCGCCGACGCCAGCGTCCTCGCCCTCGGGTGGACGGACAATGACCCGGACCCGTTGGAGGGCTTCACCGCCACCGCGGTGGAGATGCATCCCTCACTGACCTGGGTGCGTCCCGGCAATCCCGCCGATCAGGCGATCGCCGGACTGTCGGCCGGCGACGAGATCCTGGTTCGTGGCCTGGGAATGGGCTTCTTCGACCTCCTGGCGATGGTGACCATCGACCGGGGCGGGAAGTTCCTGCCGGACCCCACGGCGCGGTCCGGGCTGACTTACCGACCCTCGGGGCGCGAGCCGAAGCTGGCCGTGACGTCCCACCACGGGTATCCCTACCAGCCGAAACCTGTCCTGCACGCACTGCCGTCCCCGGCGCCGCTGTCGCGGTTCCGGGCGGCTGCGGCGCTCATTCCGGAGGACGCCCCGGCCGGGTCCGTGGACTTCGGCGCGACCTTGTGGCCAGCGATCCTGCGGGACGCCCAGGCCGCCTACTACACGGTCCTGCTGGGCGGCACCTGTCCCGGACATGACGCCGATCCGGACCTGTTGGCGTCCGTGCTGGCAGTCGTCGATGATCCATCGTCGGACCCGTGGCGGCTGCAGGACTCAGCCGCGCTCGCCGCCCTGGTGCCGGACGCCGCCGACCGGTTCACCCTGGACTTTTACGCCGACCCGGTGGCCTCGTTCACTGCGGCGGCAGAATCCTCCGGCACGGACGCCGACATCGCCGCGTTCACTGAGTTCATCGGCAACCGGCTCAGCGAGGATCTGCGCGAGGCCACCCTGGGCCGCAATTCCGCGGTGAAGGCGGGGCTGGCGGTCATCGGCGCAGCCCGGAAACCTGCCGCAGTGCTGGATGAGCCCGGGCGATTCACGGTCCGGTCGCGGCGGGCGGAGTACGCGGAGCTGCGGCGCGTCGGACAGATGGTCGGTTCCGGCCCGCCGGCGTTCCGGACCGCCGAACTGTTGTGCCTGGTGGATGCGGGGTATGTCCGGTTCCTCGGCGCTCATCCGACGATGGTCGTTGACCCGGAGAAGCCGGCGTTCGCGATGAGTTCGCCGACCACCGGGGACGCGACGGTCCACGCGACAGCTCTGGTGGACGCCTGGTTGCACACTCCGGATGCCCGGACCTCAGCCGAGCCGTTGACCCGGCAGCTGCGTCTGGACGGACGGCTGCGTCCGTTCACCCTGGCGGACGGATCGGTCACGACCTCGCCGGAGGTGGACCTGTCGTCCGGCCTACTGGTCCATCCGGACGGGTCCGTCGATCCGCGGGTGCACATGCTGGGCATTCCGCTGGCGAACTTCCGGGCGGACATGACCATTTCGCCGATGCCGCGCACCGATCCACTGATGCTGCAGGAGACGGACGCCGCGGCGGTCTCAGCGCTGCGGATCGCACGGGGAATGGCCAGGTCTTCGTCCGGGTCTGCGGCCGGGTCTGCGGCCGGATCGCCGCAGGTGTAA